From the genome of Arvicola amphibius chromosome 9, mArvAmp1.2, whole genome shotgun sequence, one region includes:
- the Cdk1 gene encoding cyclin-dependent kinase 1 — protein sequence MEDYIKIEKIGEGTYGVVYKGRHRTTGQIVAMKKIRLESEEEGVPSTAIREISLLKELRHPNIVSLQDVLMQDSRLYLIFEFLSMDLKKYLDSIPPGQFMDSSLVKSYLYQILQGIVFCHSRRVLHRDLKPQNLLIDDKGTIKLADFGLARAFGIPIRVYTHEVVTLWYRSPEVLLGSARYSTPVDIWSIGTIFAELATKKPLFHGDSEIDQLFRIFRALGTPNNEVWPEVESLQDYKNTFPKWKPGSLASHVKNLDENGLDLLSKMLVYDPAKRISGKMALKHPYFDDLDNQIKKM from the exons ATGGAAGACTATATCAAGATAGAGAAAATTGGAGAAG GTACTTATGGTGTGGTGTATAAGGGTAGACACAGGACTACTGGCCAGATAGTGGCCATGAAGAAAATCAGACTTGAAAGTGAGGAAGAAGGAGTGCCTAGTACTGCCATCCGGGAAATTTCTCTATTAAAAGAACTCCGCCATCCAAATATAGTCAG tCTTCAGGATGTGCTCATGCAGGACTCCAGGTTGTATCTTATTTTTGAATTCCTGTCCATGGATCTCAAGAAGTACTTGGATTCTATCCCTCCCGGTCAGTTCATGGATTCTTCACTCGTTAAG AGTTACCTGTACCAAATCCTCCAGGGGATTGTGTTTTGTCACTCCCGAAGAGTTCTCCACAGAGacttgaaacctcaaaatctATTGATCGATGACAAAGGCACAATCAAACTGGCAGATTTTGGCCTTGCCAGAGCTTTTGGGATACCGATTAGAGTGTACACACACGAG GTAGTGACGCTGTGGTACCGATCTCCAGAAGTGTTGCTGGGATCAGCTCGTTACTCTACCCCTGTTGACATCTGGAGTATAGGTACCATATTTGCAGAACTAGCAACGAAGAAGCCGCTTTTCCATGGCGATTCAGAGATTGACCAGCTCTTCAGGATTTTCAG agcTCTGGGCACTCCAAACAACGAAGTGTGGCCGGAAGTAGAGTCTCTGCAGGACTACAAGAACACGTTTCCCAAGTGGAAGCCAGGGAGCCTCGCATCCCACGTCAAGAACCTGGATGAAAACGGCTTGGATTTGCTCTCA aaaaTGCTTGTCTATGATCCTGCCAAACGAATCTCTGGCAAAATGGCCCTGAAGCACCCGTACTTTGATGACTTGGACAATCAGATTAAGAAGATGTAG